From Canis lupus baileyi chromosome 16, mCanLup2.hap1, whole genome shotgun sequence, a single genomic window includes:
- the RPRML gene encoding reprimo-like protein encodes MNATFLNHSGLEAAGGLGGGGGGAALGNRSHGLGTWLGCCPGGAPLAASDGVPAGLAPDERSLWVSRVAQIAVLCVLSLTVVFGVFFLGCNLLIKSESMINFLVQERRPSKDVGAAILGLY; translated from the coding sequence ATGAACGCGACCTTCCTGAACCACAGCGGCCTGGAGGCGGCCGGCGgcctgggcggcggcggcggcggggccgccCTGGGGAACCGCAGCCACGGGCTGGGCACGTGGCTGGGCTGCTGCCCGGGGGGCGCGCCGCTGGCCGCCAGCGACGGGGTCCCCGCGGGGCTGGCGCCCGACGAGCGCAGCCTGTGGGTGTCGCGCGTGGCGCAGATCGCTGTGCTCTGCGTGCTGTCGCTCACCGTGGTCTTCGGCGTGTTCTTTCTGGGCTGCAACCTGCTCATCAAGTCGGAGAGCATGATCAACTTTCTGGTGCAGGAGCGCCGGCCCTCCAAGGACGTTGGCGCCGCCATCCTGGGGCTGTACtga